A single Arachidicoccus sp. BS20 DNA region contains:
- a CDS encoding DUF6364 family protein, with amino-acid sequence MKTRLNITIEENLLEKVKVFAIKKQTSISQMIENYLDSLVNSTNKEKNILDIIDKLNPDQNLVADSYKKQNFYEQQHEKYGF; translated from the coding sequence ATGAAAACACGACTCAATATTACCATAGAAGAAAATTTGTTGGAAAAAGTAAAAGTTTTTGCCATTAAAAAACAGACAAGCATTTCGCAGATGATAGAAAATTATCTTGATTCGCTTGTCAATTCAACCAACAAGGAAAAAAATATTCTGGATATAATTGACAAATTAAATCCAGACCAAAACCTTGTTGCAGACAGCTACAAGAAACAAAATTTTTACGAACAGCAACACGAAAAATATGGCTTCTAA
- a CDS encoding type II toxin-antitoxin system VapC family toxin, with amino-acid sequence MASKIFIDANVLLDFTLKRDNYPVTRQLFSHIVAGKVAAFVTPSVIHITAYWLVKAYGNSKTKEILLGLLAHIKVIDTSHEIVLNAISSRMTDIEDALQYYTALHFQTDYFISEDKKLKKSAIASLPVFTVKEFLALL; translated from the coding sequence ATGGCTTCTAAAATTTTTATAGATGCAAACGTGCTACTCGATTTCACACTGAAAAGAGATAATTATCCTGTAACACGCCAACTTTTTTCACACATCGTTGCAGGCAAAGTTGCCGCATTTGTAACGCCGTCTGTTATTCATATTACCGCTTATTGGCTTGTCAAAGCTTACGGAAATTCCAAAACCAAAGAAATTTTGCTTGGGCTTTTGGCACATATCAAAGTTATAGATACTTCGCACGAAATTGTTCTGAATGCAATCAGTTCCCGCATGACAGACATTGAAGATGCTTTACAATATTATACCGCGCTTCATTTTCAAACAGATTATTTCATCAGCGAAGACAAGAAATTAAAAAAATCGGCGATTGCATCGCTGCCTGTTTTCACGGTAAAAGAGTTTCTCGCCCTGCTTTAA